In the Nitrospirales bacterium LBB_01 genome, one interval contains:
- a CDS encoding 5,10-methylenetetrahydrofolate reductase has translation MIISKKKDRGKLLQTLDRYDSFYLIGCSECASLCGTGNDEALKEMAEDLKAKGKTVTGMIVPKTGCQTLGTKVELKKDKDALDKTDAIVVMSCGAGTQSAVEIYPDKAVYPSNDTMFLGNMTRFQMFDERCTLCGECVLDMTGGICPVTNCPKGLLNGPCGGTKDGNCEVSAEIKCAWVRIYERQKRLGELDKMTEILPPKDWSAKQAPHKLYTRGDAAEGDRKDKK, from the coding sequence ATGATAATTTCTAAAAAGAAGGATAGGGGTAAACTTCTGCAAACTCTGGATAGGTACGACAGTTTTTATCTGATAGGCTGTTCGGAGTGTGCCTCGCTGTGTGGTACCGGCAATGATGAGGCTCTAAAGGAGATGGCTGAGGATCTGAAAGCTAAGGGAAAAACTGTTACCGGTATGATTGTTCCTAAGACCGGCTGTCAGACGCTGGGGACAAAAGTAGAGTTAAAAAAGGACAAGGATGCGTTGGATAAAACTGACGCCATAGTGGTTATGTCTTGCGGCGCAGGTACCCAGTCTGCCGTAGAGATATATCCTGATAAGGCGGTGTATCCGTCAAATGACACCATGTTTTTAGGGAACATGACACGCTTTCAGATGTTTGACGAGAGATGTACGCTGTGCGGCGAATGTGTGCTGGATATGACAGGAGGCATTTGCCCGGTAACTAACTGCCCGAAGGGTTTGCTAAACGGCCCCTGCGGAGGTACAAAGGACGGCAACTGTGAGGTCAGCGCCGAGATTAAGTGCGCTTGGGTGAGAATATATGAGCGCCAGAAGAGACTCGGTGAACTTGACAAAATGACAGAAATTCTTCCGCCTAAGGACTGGTCGGCTAAACAGGCCCCTCACAAGCTATACACCAGAGGGGATGCCGCCGAGGGCGATCGTAAGGACAAAAAATAA
- the panB gene encoding 3-methyl-2-oxobutanoate hydroxymethyltransferase produces MARISISDFLDRKIKGQKLALMTAYDYAFGRIVDEAGFEGILVGDSLSMVVQGLENTLPVTMDEMIYHTRIVSRAVTNALVIGDMPYMSYQVSVEEAVRNAGRFIKEGGAQAVKTEGGREILPQIRAMIAAEIPVMAHIGLTPQAIYRIGGFKVQGKTNEARVRLLEDALMLEDAGVFSMVIEAVPSGLAKEITEKLSIPTIGIGAGVHCDGQILVLHDVIGLFERFMPRFAKRYANLKEDALKALCTYRDEVKGGVFPSEKESFK; encoded by the coding sequence ATGGCAAGAATAAGTATAAGCGATTTTCTTGACAGAAAGATAAAGGGACAAAAACTTGCCCTCATGACAGCCTATGACTATGCGTTTGGGCGTATAGTTGATGAGGCGGGTTTTGAGGGGATACTCGTTGGGGATTCTCTTTCTATGGTAGTGCAGGGGCTTGAAAACACGTTGCCTGTCACTATGGATGAGATGATTTACCACACACGTATTGTCTCACGCGCTGTTACAAATGCTCTTGTCATAGGGGATATGCCATATATGTCGTATCAGGTGTCGGTAGAAGAGGCTGTCAGAAACGCAGGCAGATTCATAAAAGAGGGAGGCGCTCAGGCAGTTAAGACTGAAGGGGGACGTGAGATACTGCCTCAGATAAGGGCAATGATAGCCGCCGAGATTCCAGTGATGGCACACATTGGGCTTACGCCGCAGGCTATTTACAGAATTGGTGGTTTTAAGGTTCAAGGGAAAACCAATGAGGCCAGGGTGAGGCTCCTTGAGGATGCCCTTATGCTTGAAGATGCCGGGGTGTTCAGCATGGTTATAGAGGCGGTTCCCTCTGGGCTTGCTAAGGAGATAACCGAGAAACTGTCAATTCCAACTATAGGAATCGGTGCTGGAGTCCACTGTGACGGGCAAATTCTGGTTCTCCATGATGTGATAGGGCTGTTTGAGCGTTTTATGCCGCGATTTGCCAAGCGGTACGCTAACCTGAAAGAAGATGCTCTTAAGGCGCTTTGTACGTATAGGGATGAGGTAAAGGGCGGCGTTTTTCCATCAGAGAAGGAAAGTTTTAAGTAA
- a CDS encoding bifunctional (p)ppGpp synthetase/guanosine-3',5'-bis(diphosphate) 3'-pyrophosphohydrolase translates to MLKLDRLLKKIVAYSPDANISLISKAYHFTEEAHCQQLRKEGKPYFDHPFSVALILADMHMDCKTIVAGFLHDTVEDTETTVVDIEEIFGEDVAFMVKSLTKLKAMEFKTREETQAENFRRMFIAMAEDVRVVLIKFADRLHNMRTLEFMPDAKQKTIAAETLDIYAPLANRLGMGWLKSEFEDLGFKYLHPELYEELYKKVEAKKELREAFIRNLAATIEDKAEQHTIPARVSGRVKNLFGIFQKMQTQRISFEEVNDVLGLRIVTLTKAHCYMILGLIHSLWVPVPGRFKDYVAMPKSNMYQSLHTTVLGPNGERVEFQIRTEEMHLIAEKGIAAHWLYKEKEKEKKIDEKDSTYMDWLKSMVHLQRDSDDAREFLEMFKGEVLSDVVFVFTPAGDIKELQVGSTPVDFAYAIHTQVGNKCSGARVNGRIVPLKYQLQNGDTIEILTSPSHTPNRDWLTFAVTHKAKNRIRHWIKTEQMKQGVVLGSNLLESAFIKNGIKVSTLKSKKMQEITESFNFKTVDELLYSVGFGKITPKQVVQRISPETKEETSFIPKIHKPTTKQGGGIHITGIDNLLYATAKCCYPVPGDKIIGFITKGKGVTIHRQECHNSQRLSLDEARLVTLTWNSETTSTTTARIYVETIDKPGILASLSNVISTFNINLSHLEAKTAQDKHAHFTFTLEVSDKTQLTNLTNKILSSDGVIKVSR, encoded by the coding sequence ATATTAAAGCTTGACCGGCTACTTAAGAAGATAGTTGCATACTCACCGGATGCAAATATCTCCCTGATAAGTAAGGCGTATCATTTTACCGAGGAGGCGCACTGTCAACAGTTGCGAAAAGAGGGGAAACCGTACTTTGACCATCCTTTTTCAGTAGCTTTAATTCTTGCCGATATGCACATGGACTGTAAGACAATCGTTGCAGGCTTTCTGCATGACACGGTGGAGGATACCGAAACTACAGTTGTTGACATAGAGGAGATATTCGGAGAGGATGTGGCCTTTATGGTTAAGTCTCTCACCAAATTAAAGGCAATGGAGTTTAAAACCCGCGAAGAGACTCAGGCTGAGAATTTTCGCCGTATGTTCATCGCTATGGCTGAAGACGTACGTGTTGTGCTGATTAAATTTGCAGACAGACTTCACAATATGAGAACCCTTGAGTTTATGCCTGACGCTAAACAAAAAACCATAGCCGCAGAAACCCTTGACATCTACGCCCCTTTAGCCAACCGGCTTGGTATGGGGTGGCTTAAGTCAGAGTTTGAAGATCTGGGGTTTAAATACCTTCACCCCGAGCTTTACGAGGAGCTATACAAAAAGGTGGAGGCTAAAAAGGAACTGCGCGAGGCTTTTATCAGAAATCTTGCCGCTACAATTGAGGACAAAGCTGAGCAGCATACAATTCCTGCAAGAGTCAGTGGACGCGTTAAAAATCTCTTCGGCATTTTCCAGAAAATGCAAACGCAGCGGATTTCCTTTGAAGAGGTAAACGATGTGCTGGGCCTTAGAATTGTTACACTTACTAAGGCACACTGCTATATGATATTAGGTCTTATACATTCACTGTGGGTTCCGGTACCTGGCAGATTTAAAGACTACGTAGCTATGCCTAAGTCAAACATGTACCAATCGCTTCATACAACAGTGCTCGGACCTAACGGCGAAAGAGTAGAGTTTCAGATAAGAACTGAGGAGATGCACCTTATAGCTGAAAAAGGTATAGCCGCTCATTGGCTTTATAAGGAAAAGGAAAAAGAAAAGAAAATAGACGAAAAAGATTCCACATATATGGACTGGCTTAAAAGTATGGTTCATCTACAGCGTGACTCCGACGATGCGCGTGAATTTCTTGAAATGTTCAAAGGCGAGGTGCTCTCAGACGTTGTGTTTGTATTCACACCTGCTGGAGATATTAAAGAGCTTCAGGTTGGCTCAACCCCTGTTGATTTCGCTTATGCAATACATACACAGGTCGGAAACAAATGTTCTGGAGCACGTGTAAACGGCCGCATTGTGCCCCTTAAGTATCAACTGCAAAACGGTGATACCATTGAAATATTGACATCCCCATCGCACACACCTAACAGAGACTGGCTGACCTTTGCTGTTACACATAAGGCAAAAAACAGAATCAGACACTGGATTAAGACAGAGCAGATGAAACAGGGCGTTGTTCTTGGCTCAAACCTGCTTGAAAGCGCCTTTATAAAAAACGGCATAAAGGTCTCCACATTGAAATCCAAAAAGATGCAGGAAATAACGGAATCCTTTAATTTTAAAACCGTTGATGAGTTGCTCTATTCTGTTGGATTTGGAAAAATCACTCCAAAGCAGGTGGTTCAACGTATTAGTCCTGAAACGAAAGAGGAAACCTCATTTATCCCCAAAATACATAAACCAACAACTAAGCAAGGCGGAGGAATTCACATTACAGGGATTGATAATCTGCTTTATGCCACGGCAAAGTGCTGCTATCCGGTTCCCGGGGACAAAATAATCGGTTTTATCACAAAAGGCAAGGGAGTGACAATTCACAGACAGGAGTGCCACAATTCTCAACGACTTTCTTTGGATGAGGCACGGCTTGTCACTCTTACGTGGAACTCCGAAACCACATCGACAACTACGGCAAGGATTTATGTTGAAACCATTGATAAACCAGGAATTCTAGCAAGTCTTAGCAATGTGATTTCTACATTTAATATCAACCTTTCTCATCTTGAAGCAAAAACCGCACAGGATAAACATGCACATTTCACTTTCACACTTGAGGTCAGCGATAAGACGCAGCTTACTAATCTTACAAATAAAATCCTGTCCTCTGACGGAGTTATAAAAGTCTCACGATAA
- a CDS encoding 5,10-methylenetetrahydrofolate reductase, with protein sequence MSFKDTLESGKFVVTAEVGPPKGTDIATMKHDMEILKGKLDAVNVTDNQSAVMRICSLAVCKLALEHGLEPILQMTCRDRNRIALQSDLLGASVLGIRNVLCMTGDHVSAGDHKSARPVYDIESVQLLQVVNALNNGKDMAGNDMKGATSFFQGAVVTPESNPIEPQLMKFEKKVKAGANFFQTQAIYNIDNFKEFMKFARKFPVKIMAGLVVLKSAGMANFLNNFVPGIKVPQELIDEMKAAGKEKALDTGLNITARHIRQLKEEKICDGVHIMAIGMEDKVPIILERAGLL encoded by the coding sequence ATGAGCTTTAAAGATACCCTGGAATCAGGGAAATTTGTCGTTACTGCCGAGGTCGGCCCTCCTAAGGGCACGGATATAGCAACGATGAAGCACGATATGGAGATATTGAAGGGTAAGCTGGACGCCGTAAACGTAACCGATAACCAATCGGCTGTTATGCGTATCTGCTCCCTTGCAGTGTGTAAGCTGGCTCTTGAGCACGGTCTTGAGCCGATTTTGCAGATGACCTGCCGTGACAGAAACCGCATAGCACTTCAGTCTGACCTTTTAGGAGCAAGCGTGTTGGGAATACGCAATGTGCTTTGTATGACAGGAGACCATGTAAGCGCCGGAGACCATAAGAGCGCCCGTCCTGTTTATGACATAGAAAGTGTGCAGCTGCTTCAGGTGGTCAATGCCCTCAACAACGGAAAAGATATGGCGGGTAACGATATGAAGGGAGCCACCTCATTTTTTCAGGGTGCTGTTGTGACCCCTGAGTCTAACCCCATTGAGCCTCAGTTGATGAAGTTTGAAAAGAAAGTCAAAGCAGGGGCTAATTTCTTTCAAACTCAGGCCATCTACAACATAGATAACTTTAAGGAGTTTATGAAGTTTGCGCGTAAGTTTCCCGTAAAAATTATGGCAGGACTGGTAGTGTTAAAAAGCGCTGGGATGGCTAATTTTCTGAACAATTTTGTTCCCGGAATCAAAGTGCCGCAGGAGTTGATAGACGAGATGAAGGCAGCTGGAAAGGAAAAAGCGCTGGATACCGGACTCAATATAACCGCACGGCATATCAGACAGTTGAAAGAGGAAAAAATCTGTGACGGGGTTCATATCATGGCTATTGGTATGGAGGATAAGGTTCCGATAATTTTAGAAAGAGCGGGGCTGCTTTAG
- the folE gene encoding GTP cyclohydrolase I FolE — protein sequence MDREKIKEGIRLIIEGIGEDPQRPGIRRTPERVAAMYEEILSGMETPFEEILVPIEGESHDEMVILKDIQFYSICEHHLLPFFGKANIAYVPHKGNIVGIGELARALDLLAKRLQVQERLTTQLADAIMHTLKPRGTMVIIEAEHLCLSMRGLKKPGSRVVTSAVRGIFRTKQSTREEMLELIKGT from the coding sequence ATGGATAGAGAGAAGATAAAAGAAGGCATTAGGCTAATAATAGAGGGAATCGGGGAGGATCCGCAAAGACCGGGAATACGCAGAACCCCTGAGCGTGTGGCTGCCATGTATGAGGAGATACTTTCCGGCATGGAAACCCCGTTTGAAGAAATCCTTGTTCCAATAGAGGGCGAAAGTCACGATGAGATGGTAATTCTCAAAGACATTCAGTTTTATTCAATCTGTGAGCATCATCTCCTGCCGTTTTTTGGTAAGGCCAATATCGCATACGTTCCTCATAAGGGAAATATCGTAGGGATTGGGGAGTTGGCGCGCGCTCTTGACCTTCTTGCAAAAAGACTACAGGTGCAAGAGAGGCTGACAACTCAATTAGCCGACGCTATAATGCACACGCTAAAGCCGCGTGGAACAATGGTTATAATAGAGGCCGAGCACTTGTGTTTAAGTATGAGGGGGCTGAAAAAACCTGGCTCAAGGGTGGTAACATCGGCTGTGCGAGGAATTTTCAGAACTAAACAGTCAACACGAGAGGAAATGCTTGAGCTTATAAAGGGTACTTAA
- the folD gene encoding bifunctional methylenetetrahydrofolate dehydrogenase/methenyltetrahydrofolate cyclohydrolase FolD, translating into MSATIIDGKRVAKEITDALKSEVDALKAKGVTPGLAVVLVGENPASKKYVASKEKTCETLGIKSIGCKVPDTITQAELLKIIDDLNNDPAVHGILVQLPLPKQLSEKEVMHRISSLKDVDGFGPDSLGRLVLDEPGFLPCTPHGCIKLIEAYGVDCAGKHAVVVGRSVIVGKPVSLLLLRKNATVTICHSKTANLKDVCLSGDIVVAAVGKAEMVKGDWIKPGATVIDVGINVSADGKLVGDVEFEAAKERAGFITPVPGGVGPMTIAMLMYNTVEAAKNMLK; encoded by the coding sequence ATGTCAGCTACGATAATAGACGGTAAGCGGGTGGCAAAGGAGATAACGGATGCGTTGAAGTCCGAGGTCGATGCGCTTAAGGCAAAGGGGGTAACGCCTGGGCTTGCAGTGGTGTTAGTCGGTGAAAATCCGGCGTCAAAAAAGTATGTCGCAAGCAAGGAGAAAACCTGTGAAACTCTTGGTATAAAGAGCATAGGCTGTAAAGTGCCTGACACTATCACTCAGGCAGAGCTATTAAAAATAATAGACGATTTAAATAATGACCCGGCAGTGCATGGGATTCTGGTACAGTTGCCGCTCCCTAAGCAACTCAGCGAAAAAGAGGTCATGCACAGAATTTCCTCCCTTAAGGACGTGGATGGCTTTGGCCCGGACTCACTTGGCCGTCTTGTGCTTGATGAGCCAGGGTTTTTACCGTGCACACCGCATGGCTGCATTAAGCTCATTGAAGCTTACGGGGTGGATTGTGCCGGAAAGCACGCAGTTGTCGTAGGGCGAAGCGTAATTGTTGGAAAACCCGTCTCACTGTTGCTCCTTCGGAAAAACGCTACTGTAACAATATGTCACAGTAAGACTGCCAACTTGAAAGATGTTTGTCTTTCAGGAGATATAGTGGTGGCGGCAGTTGGTAAGGCTGAGATGGTAAAGGGCGATTGGATTAAGCCTGGGGCCACAGTAATTGATGTCGGCATAAATGTCTCCGCTGACGGCAAACTTGTCGGCGATGTTGAGTTTGAAGCGGCTAAGGAACGGGCAGGGTTTATAACTCCGGTGCCGGGGGGCGTGGGACCTATGACCATAGCCATGCTTATGTATAACACGGTGGAAGCCGCTAAAAATATGTTAAAATAG
- a CDS encoding AAA family ATPase: MKIAVTGKGGVGKTTLSSVLSYLYAKEGKKVIAVDADPDANLATALGFTDSEIQGMRPIAEMAELIAERTGAHPGAMGGVFKLNPKVDDIPEACSRTTAEGIRLLIMGKLREASTGCYCPENVFLKRLLKHLVVERGDVVIVDMEAGIEHLTRGTAEGVDAFIVVVEPGKRSIQTALSVRDMAKGLGISQVYVVAGKVRNEADIEFIQKHIEGMELIGSVRFTDEIANADMQGTAVFKSAPSALKDIAAIKNVLDSKVSEAVKH; the protein is encoded by the coding sequence ATGAAAATTGCGGTGACAGGTAAAGGGGGAGTTGGCAAGACTACGTTGTCCTCTGTGTTGAGTTACCTTTATGCCAAAGAGGGCAAAAAGGTTATTGCCGTCGATGCTGACCCTGATGCCAATCTGGCAACGGCGCTTGGTTTCACTGACTCTGAGATTCAGGGTATGAGACCGATTGCTGAAATGGCTGAGCTAATAGCGGAACGCACTGGGGCGCATCCCGGAGCAATGGGAGGGGTGTTTAAGCTAAACCCAAAGGTGGATGACATACCGGAGGCTTGCAGCCGCACTACAGCTGAGGGGATAAGACTTCTTATCATGGGCAAGTTGAGGGAGGCCTCAACTGGGTGTTACTGCCCGGAAAACGTGTTTTTAAAGCGGCTTCTAAAACACCTTGTCGTTGAACGTGGCGACGTCGTTATAGTGGATATGGAGGCAGGGATTGAGCATCTGACTCGGGGAACGGCCGAAGGGGTGGATGCTTTTATCGTAGTAGTTGAGCCCGGTAAAAGAAGCATTCAAACGGCGCTTTCTGTCAGAGATATGGCAAAGGGGCTTGGTATTTCTCAGGTTTATGTTGTTGCCGGTAAGGTTAGAAATGAAGCTGATATTGAGTTTATACAAAAACACATAGAAGGGATGGAGTTAATAGGCTCTGTGCGGTTTACCGATGAGATAGCAAATGCCGATATGCAGGGAACGGCAGTTTTTAAGTCGGCGCCTTCGGCTCTGAAAGATATAGCGGCTATTAAAAATGTGCTTGACAGCAAAGTCTCAGAGGCCGTCAAACACTAA
- a CDS encoding HDOD domain-containing protein — MTEKKEDSIGILRKRLQESSDFPALSRAVTMVSQKASKHEVTSIHDLTGDILDDISITNKLLKKVNTFAYASAQSGGKIDTISRAVFVVGFEKVKNIAMSLLLFESLKDKNSAMRLKEEILGSYLSGSIAREMAGTTGIRNTEEIFIYSIFHNLGRLLVTFLMPYESQKIKHMMEKKKISEQEASRTVLGKSYEDIGAIIAEDWSFSNEMILTMKPIKEKIVPAPRSESDKKHAIVCFSNEMSRIMMSTDAGNAREDFALFIKRYKGCFDVSRDKIAQIADISIHDLSDYMSGLDPKVASAISMEKLTANVEQLRELDENTIKKAAVKKPEPEKIRPLYSSEPREMPQDAVGLLNKGIADISKYISDGRSFNDILNAIIQVMYNAMGFSRVIFGVKNTADFNVVGRYGLGDNIKQIIPDFNFKLSGGSDVFNLVMSKRSDIIIQDINDPNVRSRIPDWYRKLFDSETFMLLHVTVDDRPIGIIYADKPNAGDIKIPQALFTSLKILRDHLLMAIKKSHNT; from the coding sequence GTGACTGAGAAGAAGGAAGATTCCATAGGCATTTTAAGAAAGAGACTTCAAGAGTCAAGCGACTTTCCTGCGCTTTCACGTGCGGTTACGATGGTAAGCCAGAAAGCGTCAAAACATGAGGTGACCTCCATTCATGACCTTACCGGCGACATCCTTGACGATATTTCAATAACCAATAAGCTTCTGAAAAAAGTTAACACCTTTGCCTACGCCTCAGCACAAAGTGGCGGCAAGATTGATACCATATCAAGGGCTGTTTTTGTTGTTGGCTTTGAGAAGGTTAAAAACATTGCCATGTCGCTGCTTCTGTTTGAAAGTTTAAAAGATAAAAACTCCGCTATGCGTCTTAAAGAGGAGATTTTAGGCTCATACTTAAGCGGCTCAATAGCAAGGGAAATGGCTGGTACCACTGGCATTAGAAACACTGAGGAGATATTTATATACTCCATATTCCATAACTTAGGCCGTCTCCTTGTGACATTCCTCATGCCTTATGAATCACAAAAAATAAAACACATGATGGAGAAAAAGAAAATAAGCGAGCAGGAGGCATCCAGAACGGTTTTAGGTAAAAGCTATGAGGATATAGGCGCAATTATAGCCGAGGATTGGAGTTTTTCTAACGAGATGATTCTTACGATGAAACCTATTAAAGAGAAAATTGTGCCTGCTCCCAGATCTGAAAGTGATAAAAAACATGCGATTGTGTGTTTTTCTAACGAAATGAGCAGAATAATGATGTCAACTGACGCCGGAAACGCACGTGAGGACTTTGCTTTATTTATAAAACGATATAAGGGCTGTTTTGACGTCTCAAGAGACAAAATAGCGCAGATAGCGGATATCTCCATTCATGACCTTTCTGATTATATGTCGGGGCTTGATCCTAAAGTTGCCTCTGCCATTTCTATGGAAAAACTAACCGCTAACGTTGAACAGTTAAGAGAACTTGACGAAAATACCATAAAGAAAGCGGCAGTAAAAAAACCCGAGCCTGAAAAGATAAGACCGTTGTACAGCTCAGAGCCCCGTGAAATGCCCCAAGATGCCGTTGGTCTGCTAAACAAGGGAATTGCCGATATTTCCAAATACATTTCAGACGGCCGCTCCTTTAACGATATTTTAAATGCGATAATTCAGGTAATGTACAATGCGATGGGTTTTAGCCGTGTCATCTTTGGCGTTAAAAACACTGCGGATTTCAACGTGGTGGGGCGGTATGGTTTAGGGGATAATATTAAGCAGATAATCCCTGATTTTAACTTTAAGCTTTCCGGTGGAAGCGACGTGTTTAACCTTGTGATGTCAAAAAGATCCGATATTATAATTCAGGACATAAATGACCCCAATGTCAGATCAAGAATACCTGACTGGTACAGGAAACTGTTTGATTCCGAAACCTTCATGCTGCTTCACGTTACAGTGGATGACAGACCTATTGGAATAATCTATGCCGACAAACCAAATGCCGGAGATATTAAGATTCCTCAGGCATTATTCACCTCCTTGAAAATCCTCCGTGATCACCTGCTTATGGCTATTAAGAAAAGCCATAATACATAA
- a CDS encoding 5-formyltetrahydrofolate cyclo-ligase: MSLEEGFKGLDSRSESGMTNEETKAALRKRMLSVRDSLNLEDRSQRDEMIKENLFSLAKLQAAACVMFFASFKTEPDTFPMIKRALDMKKVVVLPKVDREKHILEAYKINDLNSLKLGYMGILEPDSAQSEPIDGNSIDVIVMPGAAFDRAGGRLGYGGGYYDGFISALSKRPYLIAICYAEQVVPIVPVESHDVRVNKIVTDFEVIDVNG; the protein is encoded by the coding sequence ATGTCACTTGAAGAAGGTTTTAAAGGACTGGATTCCCGATCGGAGTCGGGAATGACAAACGAAGAAACAAAGGCAGCCCTGAGGAAAAGGATGCTTAGCGTCAGAGATTCTCTTAACTTAGAGGACAGAAGCCAGAGAGACGAGATGATTAAAGAAAACCTGTTTTCTTTAGCCAAGCTGCAAGCTGCGGCTTGTGTCATGTTCTTTGCCTCTTTTAAAACAGAGCCGGACACCTTTCCTATGATTAAGCGGGCACTTGACATGAAAAAGGTGGTTGTTCTACCAAAGGTTGACAGAGAAAAGCACATCCTTGAGGCTTATAAAATAAACGACCTCAACAGTTTGAAGTTAGGGTATATGGGGATTTTAGAGCCTGACAGCGCTCAATCAGAGCCGATTGACGGAAACTCCATAGATGTAATAGTAATGCCGGGGGCTGCCTTTGACAGAGCCGGAGGACGTCTTGGCTATGGTGGCGGGTACTATGACGGTTTTATTTCAGCTTTGAGTAAAAGACCGTACCTTATTGCGATTTGTTATGCCGAGCAGGTGGTGCCAATTGTGCCGGTAGAAAGCCACGATGTTAGAGTTAACAAGATTGTCACGGACTTTGAGGTAATTGATGTCAATGGATAG
- a CDS encoding response regulator, protein MMDISERLKELTVLYVEDEFITRESLGKFIKRRVKTIHIAENGITDLEMPLMNGFEMIEKIREHSSDVPIIVTTAYNDERHRPATVRAVVIKPIIQDDLIQAISTCF, encoded by the coding sequence ATGATGGATATTTCGGAGAGATTAAAAGAGCTGACGGTGCTTTATGTAGAGGATGAGTTTATAACAAGAGAATCACTTGGGAAATTTATTAAAAGGAGGGTAAAAACAATTCATATTGCGGAAAACGGCATAACAGATTTAGAGATGCCGCTTATGAACGGATTTGAAATGATTGAAAAAATTAGGGAACACTCCTCAGATGTTCCAATTATAGTGACAACGGCATACAATGACGAAAGACACAGGCCAGCGACTGTTAGAGCTGTTGTCATAAAACCAATTATTCAGGATGATCTGATTCAAGCAATTTCAACGTGTTTTTAA
- the ilvN gene encoding acetolactate synthase small subunit has translation MRHTISILVENKFGVLSRVAGLFSGRGYNIESISVGETLDPKISVMTIVTKGEEAIVEQITKQLNKLIDVIKVQDLFEVDHVEREMVLIKVAPPTQLKAEALRLAEIFRGRVVDSSQKTYTIEITGDEKKIEAFAELMKPMGVKEFVRSGKIAIAREKIRQ, from the coding sequence ATGAGACACACTATTTCAATATTGGTAGAAAATAAGTTTGGGGTACTTTCCCGTGTAGCCGGACTTTTCAGCGGCCGCGGATACAACATAGAGAGCATATCTGTTGGTGAAACCCTTGACCCTAAAATCTCCGTTATGACCATTGTGACTAAGGGCGAGGAGGCAATTGTTGAGCAGATTACCAAGCAGCTAAACAAACTCATTGACGTCATAAAGGTGCAGGATCTTTTTGAGGTTGACCACGTTGAGAGGGAAATGGTGCTGATTAAAGTAGCTCCACCGACACAGCTTAAGGCAGAGGCTCTGAGGCTTGCCGAAATCTTCAGAGGCAGGGTAGTTGACTCAAGCCAAAAAACCTACACAATAGAGATTACCGGTGATGAGAAGAAGATAGAGGCCTTTGCAGAACTAATGAAACCCATGGGTGTAAAGGAATTTGTGCGTTCCGGTAAGATTGCTATTGCAAGAGAAAAAATAAGGCAATAG